The proteins below are encoded in one region of Aquisphaera giovannonii:
- a CDS encoding acyl-CoA thioesterase, with the protein MSPHTPADSLAPRPGSASRVSLSTLVTPDQTNPYGTLHGGVLLRLADECGAIAAIRHVGHGQITTAAIDSFTFIGPVFVGERVELVAEVTYAGRTSMEAFIEIHAEPLHKAEPRKVGVGYAVYVALCELDRKPVRVPPLLCETESDRRRDEEARARQAIRLARRAEALAHREELH; encoded by the coding sequence TTGAGTCCCCACACACCGGCCGACTCGCTCGCCCCGCGACCCGGCTCTGCGTCCCGCGTCAGTCTGTCGACGCTGGTCACCCCGGACCAGACCAACCCCTACGGCACGCTCCACGGCGGGGTGCTCCTCCGCCTGGCCGATGAATGCGGCGCGATCGCCGCGATCAGGCACGTGGGCCACGGCCAGATCACGACGGCCGCGATCGACTCGTTCACCTTCATCGGTCCCGTCTTCGTCGGCGAGCGGGTCGAGCTGGTGGCCGAGGTGACCTACGCGGGCAGGACCTCGATGGAAGCGTTCATCGAGATCCACGCCGAGCCCCTCCACAAGGCCGAGCCGCGCAAGGTCGGCGTCGGTTACGCCGTCTACGTCGCCCTCTGCGAGCTCGACCGCAAGCCGGTCCGCGTCCCGCCGCTCCTGTGCGAGACCGAGTCCGACCGCCGCCGGGACGAGGAGGCCCGGGCCCGCCAGGCGATCCGGCTGGCCCGGAGGGCGGAGGCGCTGGCCCATCGCGAGGAGCTCCACTGA
- a CDS encoding class I SAM-dependent methyltransferase, protein MNPASPPAEPERDVPATAYEGPVVISRLEFAGTAIALVRPGEPDRMLDDPVVRELNRREDYMPYWAYLWPGACLLAQAVATEPAEAFDRLCGPAGARREVLEIGCGVGLAGLVAVARGLRVLFTDYDPAPLDFVRRSARASGFDEADYRTGLLDWRTPPELRSPLILGSDLLYEARLVPLVAGLLAGLLEEGGEAWISDPGRGSAAPFASEVGLRGMECRAEPIGARSEGGEAVEGVLYRVRRPISGPAPDQAPGRGRGTGAPGRPGSDGSG, encoded by the coding sequence TTGAATCCCGCGAGTCCTCCAGCCGAGCCGGAACGCGACGTGCCGGCGACCGCGTACGAGGGGCCGGTCGTGATCTCCCGCCTCGAGTTCGCGGGGACGGCCATTGCCCTCGTCCGACCGGGCGAACCCGACCGGATGCTCGACGATCCGGTGGTCCGGGAGCTGAACCGCAGAGAGGACTACATGCCCTACTGGGCCTACCTGTGGCCCGGCGCGTGCCTCCTGGCCCAGGCGGTCGCGACGGAGCCCGCGGAGGCGTTCGATCGGCTGTGCGGGCCCGCCGGAGCCCGCCGCGAGGTGCTGGAGATCGGCTGCGGCGTGGGGCTGGCGGGGCTCGTCGCCGTGGCCCGCGGGCTCCGCGTCCTGTTCACGGACTACGACCCCGCCCCGCTCGACTTCGTCCGCAGGAGCGCCCGGGCGAGCGGGTTCGACGAGGCGGATTACCGCACGGGCCTCCTCGATTGGCGGACGCCGCCCGAGCTGCGTTCCCCGCTGATCCTGGGCTCGGACCTGCTCTACGAGGCGAGGCTCGTCCCCCTGGTGGCCGGCCTGCTGGCGGGCCTGCTCGAGGAGGGCGGCGAGGCCTGGATCTCGGACCCGGGCAGGGGCAGCGCGGCCCCCTTCGCGTCCGAGGTGGGACTACGCGGGATGGAGTGTCGGGCGGAGCCGATCGGCGCGCGATCCGAGGGCGGCGAGGCGGTGGAGGGAGTCCTCTACCGGGTCCGCAGGCCGATCAGCGGTCCGGCTCCGGATCAGGCCCCCGGGCGAGGTCGGGGTACCGGCGCTCCAGGTCGTCCAGGTAGCGATGGATCTGGTTGA
- a CDS encoding Sec-independent protein translocase subunit TatA/TatB, protein MMPLAFFQNLGTTELIIVGFVSLLIFGNRLPSVMRSLGKSVTEFKKGVAGIEDEIDQAGPGEKKPIPPTS, encoded by the coding sequence ATGATGCCGCTCGCCTTCTTCCAGAACCTGGGCACGACCGAGTTGATCATCGTCGGATTCGTCTCCCTGCTGATCTTCGGCAACCGCCTGCCGAGCGTGATGCGCTCGCTCGGGAAGAGCGTGACCGAGTTCAAGAAGGGCGTGGCGGGGATCGAGGACGAGATCGACCAGGCCGGGCCGGGAGAGAAGAAGCCCATCCCGCCGACCTCCTGA
- a CDS encoding Sec-independent protein translocase subunit TatA/TatB, giving the protein MLPQLGPMEMALIMGIAVLLFGKRLPEVGKQIGRGVLEFKKGLNGLTEELHEGSSGAGISGYSSSTSQSLGYASNYRYDEKPRGDSAYSDASVPKFEVPGVASSSSTSAGDSPAESVGM; this is encoded by the coding sequence ATGCTCCCTCAGCTCGGTCCCATGGAGATGGCCCTGATCATGGGCATCGCGGTCCTGCTCTTCGGGAAGCGCCTGCCCGAGGTCGGGAAGCAGATCGGCCGCGGCGTCCTGGAGTTCAAGAAGGGCCTCAACGGCCTGACGGAGGAGCTCCACGAGGGTTCTTCCGGCGCGGGCATCAGCGGCTACTCCTCGAGCACGAGCCAGTCCCTGGGCTATGCCTCGAACTACCGATACGACGAGAAGCCGCGGGGCGATTCGGCCTACAGCGACGCGAGCGTCCCCAAGTTCGAGGTCCCCGGCGTCGCCTCGTCGAGCTCCACGAGCGCCGGCGACTCGCCGGCGGAATCCGTCGGGATGTGA